One region of Triticum aestivum cultivar Chinese Spring chromosome 6B, IWGSC CS RefSeq v2.1, whole genome shotgun sequence genomic DNA includes:
- the LOC123139384 gene encoding ubiquitin-conjugating enzyme E2 11-like, with protein sequence MPEPAPVIRRIRKELKQLWMDPPAFCRPGASPVTDLFHWEVIIDGPHGSPYAGGTFPVDVAYPKDYPFKPIKLTFKTKVYHPNIGPEGKMALDIFGRGWWPSLTIRTVLMSVVSVLYDPLLDLPVRHDASRLYKRERGLFEQKARRWTRRYASAPAVSFYPAGTELFEEQLEEAATSGAVARRRSCGAGKWRFFGGRRLGAI encoded by the exons ATGCCGGAGCCTGCCCCGGTGATCAGGCGGATCCGCAAGGAGCTGAAACAGCTCTGGAtggacccgccggcgttctgccggcCGGGCGCGTCGCCCGTGACGGACCTGTTCCACTGGGAGGTGATCATCGATGGCCCCCACGGCAGCCCCTACGCCGGCGGCACGTTCCCCGTCGACGTCGCCTACCCCAAGGACTACCCCTTCAAGCCCATCAAGCTCACCTTCAAAACTAAG GTGTACCATCCCAACATCGGCCCGGAGGGGAAGATGGCGCTGGACATCTTCGGGAGGGGGTGGTGGCCTTCTCTCACGATAAGGACGGTCCTCATGTCCGTCGTCTCCGTCCTCTACGACCCCCTGCTCGACCTCCCCGTCCGCCACGACGCCTCCCGGCTGTACAAGCGCGAGCGGGGTCTCTTCGAGCAGAAGGCCAGGCGCTGGACTCGCAGGTACGCCTCGGCGCCGGCCGTCTCCTTCTATCCGGCAGGGACCGAGCTGTTTGAGGAGCagctggaggaggcggcgaccaGTGGGGCAGTGGCACGCCGTCGTTCTTGTGGAGCAGGGAAATGGCGTTTCTTCGGGGGCCGCCGCCTCGGCGCCATCTAG